The genome window GATAACCCCTATTCCCGCCTTCCGGCGCTTCTGGAACGGCTCCGACAGGAAACCCCCTACGTCATCGTCGACTTCCACGCCGAGGCTACCGCGGAAAAGCGTACCCTTTTTGCCCTGGCGGACGGCGCCTGTTCCGCCGTTATCGGTTCCCACAACCGGGTCCAGACGGCGGACGAAACGATACTCCCCGGCGGTACGGCGACAATCACCGATGCGGGACGTACCGGCAGCCGGAATTCTGTGGGGGGGGTCGATCCGGATGAGCGTATCCAGGAATACCTTACGGGGATCCCCGACTGGACCAAGGAAGCCTGGGCACAGCCGGAAATCCAAGGGATTTACCTGGACATAGACAAGCACGGAAAAAGCCTTTCCATAGAGCGGATACAATGGCCGGCGCCGGAACCCCCGGTAAAAGAAAAAAGTTCCGCCGAAGAGGAGGAACCGGGTGACTGAGACGGGCAGAATCCGGGAGATACGGGGGAATACCCTTACCCTTGACCGGGAAAACAATATCGCCTGTTTCGGCTGCATGAACCGGGAGTGCAAGGCAAAAACACTCTCCTACCACGCGGAAAACACCACCGGCCTGGTCCTCCAGCCGGGACAGCTGGTAGAAACCGAAGCCGCCGCATCAGCCCTTAAACAGGGCCTGACGGTTCTGCTGCCGCCCCTCCTGGGCTTTATCGCCGGCTATGTGCTTACGGGCATCATCTTCCCCGCCACAGGCGACCCTGCCCGGGCAGCCACCGGGGTCCTGCTGCTCTTTGCTACAGCCTTCGCCGTCTACTGTATCCGCCGCCACTTCCCCCCAAAAACCATATGCCGGGTCATCAGGGAAGCAGCGCCAAATTAGGAATTCCTAGGCGAGCAGTACCGACTTGGCTATTTTTTCGGCCTCGACCGGGCTTACCAGTTTTTCAATAATCGCCACGGCAAATTCGCCGGCGGTTCCGGCGCCTCGGCTCGTGATAAGCGTACCGTCAATTACTACCCTATCCGCTTTCCAGGCGGCCCCGGAGACCTTTTCTTCCATACCGGGGTAGCAGGTAAATTCCCGGCCCTTAAGCAAGCCCAGAGGCGCTAAAACCACCGCCGGGGCTGCACAGATTGCGCAGATAAGCTTACCTTCCTCCGCCATGGCCTTGATAAAGCTGCCCACAGCCACGGAGGCAGCGAGGTTTTCGGCGCCCAGGCCGCCGCCGGGAAGCACCACCGCATCCCAGTCCGCTGCGTTGGCCCTGCCCTGCTTACCCAGCTTCTCCAGGGTAGTATCGGCGTTTACCGTTACCTGGCGGGCACTCTGAACCGAAAGTTCCGATCCGATGGAGACTGTGGTAAGCTCAACTCCGGCCCTCCGGAGGTAATCGATGGGGGTAATTGCCTCTACATCCTCAAAACCATCGGCCAGAAAAACAAGCGCTTTT of Treponema primitia ZAS-1 contains these proteins:
- a CDS encoding SoxR reducing system RseC family protein; translation: MTETGRIREIRGNTLTLDRENNIACFGCMNRECKAKTLSYHAENTTGLVLQPGQLVETEAAASALKQGLTVLLPPLLGFIAGYVLTGIIFPATGDPARAATGVLLLFATAFAVYCIRRHFPPKTICRVIREAAPN
- a CDS encoding DJ-1 family glyoxalase III; translation: MVKKALVFLADGFEDVEAITPIDYLRRAGVELTTVSIGSELSVQSARQVTVNADTTLEKLGKQGRANAADWDAVVLPGGGLGAENLAASVAVGSFIKAMAEEGKLICAICAAPAVVLAPLGLLKGREFTCYPGMEEKVSGAAWKADRVVIDGTLITSRGAGTAGEFAVAIIEKLVSPVEAEKIAKSVLLA
- a CDS encoding TIGR00282 family metallophosphoesterase — protein: MKILYIAEIVGKAGVYALKMALGELKKQKPADFVIAGADGVTGGNGLGRNHAAYIHKLGINVLTTGECCFYKKDLVENLGKIPYVLRPENLNPQAPGIGARVYNIGTAKIAVAVLLGQSGFTRLHGDNPYSRLPALLERLRQETPYVIVDFHAEATAEKRTLFALADGACSAVIGSHNRVQTADETILPGGTATITDAGRTGSRNSVGGVDPDERIQEYLTGIPDWTKEAWAQPEIQGIYLDIDKHGKSLSIERIQWPAPEPPVKEKSSAEEEEPGD